The Deltaproteobacteria bacterium genome includes a window with the following:
- a CDS encoding response regulator, with product MAFWRKLSVFNKLYLIVAIFIVLISFELFICFFAMNCLHGVRAFVGGEGIWSKAQKNAILNLHLYVNSSEKRYYLKFQEDLEVIRGDSLAREEFEKDSGDFNVETITEGFLIGKISPADIPVMIKLVKVFKNNIYFSKALGIWKDADSLISELREFANAIRQKIENGSVLTSIERNDVNHNIENFNEKLSIYENEFSSRLFEAARYAESVISKVLVISLLIFGSLILLLTIKFNKRLSEAIAKFSDIAKKIGNGDFDIHFDEKFKCDFQELTSSFKRMIFNLEKHIEARELAEHSNLVKNLFMANMSHEIRNPLNSILGFSELLRAPNLSETDKNVYLDIVKKAGSVLSTIINDVLDISKIENNKLVIEMRVFSLFELLEELKIILDYRCQEKGIDLKIKKEGDVSEFIFSDPIRLRQILMNVVGNAIKFTEKGFVMVTFQVSNNNLLFKVADSGIGVSESEKVKLFFPFSQGDVSNRKKYGGSGLGLFLSNKLCQMLGGEINLKSSAINYGSIFEFYITYTPKEKVEFESKSLPFSTNRCYREDTLSHLKALIVEDSLENQLLLQTYLKRKNVNSFMAANGSEALRMYLKIKPDFILMDMQMPILDGYSATEELRKLGCKIPIIAITGYAMKEDSERCLNSGCDAYLSKPVNSEKLLYTVLQALEKKSLEYI from the coding sequence GTGGCATTTTGGAGAAAGTTGTCCGTTTTTAATAAATTGTATCTCATTGTAGCTATTTTTATAGTTTTAATTTCTTTTGAACTGTTTATTTGTTTTTTTGCAATGAATTGTTTGCATGGAGTGAGAGCTTTTGTTGGAGGTGAGGGCATTTGGTCTAAAGCTCAAAAAAATGCAATTTTAAATTTACATCTGTATGTAAACAGTAGTGAAAAAAGATATTATTTAAAATTTCAAGAAGACTTAGAAGTGATTCGAGGGGATTCGCTTGCAAGAGAAGAGTTTGAAAAGGATTCTGGAGACTTTAATGTTGAAACCATCACCGAAGGATTTCTAATAGGGAAAATCTCTCCAGCAGATATTCCAGTCATGATTAAATTAGTCAAAGTTTTCAAAAATAATATTTATTTTTCGAAGGCCCTAGGAATTTGGAAAGATGCCGATAGTCTTATTAGTGAATTGCGAGAATTTGCCAATGCAATAAGACAGAAAATTGAAAATGGCAGTGTTTTGACGTCCATTGAAAGAAATGATGTTAACCATAATATTGAAAACTTTAATGAAAAATTAAGTATATATGAGAATGAATTTTCATCACGCCTTTTTGAGGCAGCTCGCTATGCGGAATCGGTCATTTCAAAGGTGTTGGTTATTTCCCTGTTAATTTTTGGATCCTTAATTTTACTCTTAACAATTAAGTTTAACAAAAGATTGTCCGAAGCCATTGCTAAGTTTAGTGATATTGCCAAAAAGATTGGTAATGGTGATTTTGATATTCACTTTGATGAAAAATTTAAATGTGATTTTCAAGAATTAACAAGTTCTTTTAAACGTATGATTTTCAACTTAGAAAAGCATATTGAGGCTAGGGAGTTGGCGGAACATTCTAATTTAGTTAAGAATTTATTTATGGCCAATATGAGCCATGAGATAAGAAATCCCCTTAATTCGATTCTCGGTTTTTCTGAATTGTTACGAGCTCCAAATCTTTCTGAAACAGACAAAAATGTGTATCTAGATATCGTAAAAAAAGCTGGCAGTGTTTTGTCGACAATCATAAATGATGTTCTCGATATTTCAAAAATCGAGAACAATAAGTTGGTTATTGAGATGAGAGTATTCTCGTTATTTGAATTATTAGAAGAATTAAAAATCATTTTAGATTATCGCTGTCAGGAAAAAGGAATCGATCTTAAAATTAAAAAAGAAGGAGACGTTTCAGAGTTTATTTTTTCAGATCCCATCAGATTGAGACAAATTTTAATGAATGTCGTTGGGAATGCAATTAAATTTACGGAAAAGGGATTTGTCATGGTCACCTTTCAAGTTTCGAACAACAATTTACTTTTCAAAGTCGCGGATTCTGGTATTGGCGTCTCTGAATCCGAAAAAGTAAAATTATTTTTTCCTTTTTCACAGGGGGATGTTTCAAATCGTAAGAAATATGGAGGAAGTGGATTAGGCTTATTTCTATCCAATAAACTGTGTCAGATGCTTGGCGGTGAAATTAATCTCAAGTCAAGCGCTATAAACTATGGTAGCATCTTTGAGTTTTACATCACCTACACGCCAAAGGAAAAAGTAGAATTTGAATCTAAATCATTACCCTTTTCCACAAATAGATGTTATCGCGAGGACACTTTGAGTCATCTTAAAGCCTTAATTGTTGAAGATTCTCTTGAAAATCAATTGTTGTTACAAACTTATTTGAAGCGAAAAAATGTAAATTCTTTTATGGCCGCTAACGGAAGCGAGGCTTTGAGGATGTATTTAAAAATCAAGCCTGATTTTATTTTAATGGATATGCAAATGCCAATTTTAGATGGTTATTCAGCCACCGAAGAACTAAGAAAATTAGGTTGTAAAATTCCCATCATTGCTATCACTGGCTACGCAATGAAAGAAGATAGCGAAAGATGTCTTAATTCAGGGTGTGATGCTTATTTAAGTAAACCTGTTAATAGTGAAAAACTTCTGTATACAGTACTTCAAGCTTTAGAGAAAAAGTCATTAGAATATATTTAA